From the genome of bacterium, one region includes:
- a CDS encoding redoxin domain-containing protein, protein MVNRILFLTGLLLTTALLFNACEISETRTNQGTIFVSAQDTSGAALDGARIWLDGIQTSSFTPDTLRQVPVGLHSVLISKPGFLPASVDVTVSDDDLALAALVAEDAPFAAIEMVDAPEGTTILIDNSQYAVTPPNLVDIGIGNWLASAYLPGYATTAPARWTLTLAPRDTARLPVDFTALAAGPNPGALAPVFELPSDLDSAIFRLQDYRGKIVLVSFFFYTCVPCLSEFPHIQEVYADPQYAGWLEFFGLDAIDPWSLFRLYRSVNSSLGLTFPLLHDRSQQTRTTLYEVASCPTNILIDPTGTIRYRFQSVSEGELRSAIESLIAEFEQPSN, encoded by the coding sequence ATGGTTAACCGCATATTATTCCTGACGGGCCTGCTCTTGACAACGGCCCTGCTTTTCAACGCGTGCGAAATTAGTGAGACGCGCACAAATCAGGGCACGATCTTCGTGTCCGCGCAGGATACATCCGGCGCTGCCTTAGACGGAGCGCGCATCTGGCTTGACGGCATTCAGACGTCCTCATTTACGCCGGATACATTGCGTCAGGTACCCGTTGGCCTGCACTCGGTTCTAATTTCCAAGCCGGGCTTCCTACCCGCGTCGGTAGACGTGACGGTCAGCGACGACGACTTGGCGCTTGCCGCGTTAGTCGCGGAAGACGCGCCGTTCGCCGCTATTGAGATGGTGGATGCACCCGAGGGAACAACGATATTAATAGACAACAGCCAGTACGCGGTCACGCCGCCGAACCTTGTGGACATCGGCATTGGCAATTGGCTGGCATCTGCGTATTTACCGGGGTATGCGACCACCGCTCCAGCGCGTTGGACGTTGACCTTGGCGCCTCGCGATACGGCGCGTTTGCCGGTTGATTTCACTGCTCTCGCTGCGGGACCGAATCCTGGCGCCCTCGCACCCGTCTTTGAGCTTCCCAGCGACCTCGACAGCGCGATCTTCCGGCTCCAGGACTATCGTGGTAAGATCGTCCTTGTGTCCTTCTTTTTCTACACATGCGTGCCTTGTCTGTCAGAGTTTCCGCACATTCAAGAAGTTTATGCCGATCCGCAGTATGCGGGCTGGCTGGAGTTCTTTGGCCTCGACGCCATTGATCCATGGTCGCTTTTCAGACTGTATCGCAGTGTCAATTCCTCGCTTGGCCTAACATTTCCGTTGCTGCACGACCGATCCCAGCAGACCCGCACGACTCTTTACGAGGTCGCCAGTTGCCCTACAAACATTCTGATTGATCCGACGG
- a CDS encoding NUDIX domain-containing protein has translation MLIKRGVEPRAGLWALPSGFIEQGETPESAIVREVFEETGSHCMPGRLISAATHDDHVFGHVLVLAYCAVPVGSGLAAGDDALDAQWFETSALPPMAFASHIEIIRTAELTSESELDSDLERNG, from the coding sequence TTGCTTATCAAACGGGGCGTCGAACCTCGTGCCGGCTTGTGGGCCTTGCCCTCCGGCTTCATCGAGCAAGGCGAAACGCCGGAATCAGCAATAGTCCGTGAGGTCTTTGAAGAGACCGGATCACACTGTATGCCGGGCCGCTTGATTTCTGCGGCCACGCATGACGATCACGTGTTCGGCCACGTCTTGGTTCTGGCCTATTGCGCTGTACCTGTTGGGTCTGGTTTGGCCGCCGGTGACGACGCGCTGGACGCACAGTGGTTTGAAACTTCGGCGTTGCCGCCGATGGCTTTTGCCAGTCATATTGAGATCATCCGCACAGCTGAGTTAACGTCCGAATCTGAACTCGATTCTGATCTGGAGCGAAATGGTTAA
- the rnc gene encoding ribonuclease III, protein MSWLRDMLFRRQGDIPADIWQRLRKLEDRIAYRFKDPLLLVAALRHRSILTKENLGRHESNERLEFLGDAVLDFVIAEYFYHLFPGMVEGQLTKLRSVIVSGTSLVGAAKRLGLGASLIVSDNEERAGGRDRASILEDAFEALIGALYLDGGVKAAAAFIETHLLDNWREIVTKDEYINYKSLVLEHAQANSWDSPIYRLVEESGPDHSKRFVVEIILNGVSYGRGEGTSKKTAEQKAASEAAGRLGLLGSDELNLDSASD, encoded by the coding sequence ATGAGTTGGCTGCGCGACATGCTGTTCAGAAGACAGGGGGACATCCCCGCCGACATCTGGCAGCGGTTGCGGAAGCTCGAAGACCGCATTGCCTACCGCTTCAAGGATCCGTTGCTTCTGGTGGCCGCATTGCGCCATCGGAGCATCTTGACAAAAGAGAACTTGGGTCGCCACGAATCCAATGAACGTCTCGAGTTTCTTGGCGACGCGGTGCTCGATTTTGTGATTGCTGAGTACTTTTATCATCTGTTTCCCGGGATGGTTGAAGGTCAGCTGACAAAATTACGGTCGGTCATCGTTTCAGGTACGTCGTTAGTGGGCGCGGCCAAACGACTCGGCTTGGGTGCGTCGCTAATCGTCAGCGACAACGAAGAACGCGCCGGAGGCCGCGATCGCGCCTCTATTCTTGAAGACGCGTTCGAAGCGCTAATCGGCGCGCTGTATCTTGACGGCGGCGTCAAGGCTGCTGCCGCATTCATCGAGACGCACTTGCTTGACAACTGGCGTGAAATTGTGACCAAGGATGAGTACATCAACTATAAGAGTCTCGTCCTGGAGCACGCCCAGGCCAATTCGTGGGACAGTCCGATCTACCGGCTTGTTGAAGAGTCGGGACCGGATCACTCGAAGCGCTTTGTTGTTGAGATTATTCTTAATGGTGTCTCCTACGGCAGAGGAGAAGGGACGTCCAAGAAAACAGCTGAACAGAAGGCTGCATCGGAAGCGGCAGGACGCTTAGGTTTGCTGGGTTCCGATGAACTGAACTTGGATTCTGCTTCCGACTGA
- the fabF gene encoding beta-ketoacyl-ACP synthase II, translating into MARQRVVVTGLGVVTPVGNDVASFWDAITHGRSGAAPITLFDPAEFVTKFACEVKGFAIGDLMDPKEARRFQRFTQFGISAAHQALTDAGLIGADSPVDKTRIGVIIGSGIGGIDLFEEQVKVYLERGPKRISPFFVPMMISDIVSGQISIQYGLGGPNFAVISACATAGHSIHIATRLIQAGEADVILAGGTEAAITHLGVGGFNAMKALSTRNDAPEKASRPFDSDRDGFVIGEGSGVLVLESFESAVNRGATIHAEILGAGASGDAFHITAPHVDGDGARRAMEAALKDSGIHRESIVYINAHGTSTDVGDPTEIRAIRSVFGAQAEKLAVSSTKSMTGHTLGAAGAIEAIATILATKNDLIPPTINVENQDPACDLFVTPNVAVTRPVPVAMSNAFGFGGHNSSLIVAKPEFRKEG; encoded by the coding sequence ATGGCAAGACAGCGAGTTGTCGTCACCGGTTTAGGCGTTGTCACACCGGTCGGCAACGACGTAGCGAGTTTCTGGGACGCGATCACGCACGGTCGTTCCGGCGCCGCTCCGATCACGCTATTTGATCCGGCGGAGTTCGTCACGAAATTCGCCTGCGAGGTCAAAGGCTTTGCAATCGGTGACCTCATGGATCCCAAAGAGGCTCGCCGTTTCCAGCGATTCACGCAATTCGGTATTTCGGCGGCGCATCAGGCGTTAACGGATGCCGGACTTATCGGCGCGGATTCGCCTGTGGACAAGACGCGCATCGGCGTGATTATCGGCTCAGGCATCGGCGGAATTGATCTGTTTGAAGAACAGGTCAAAGTCTACCTCGAACGCGGGCCAAAGCGCATCAGCCCGTTCTTCGTGCCGATGATGATTTCGGACATCGTCTCGGGTCAGATCTCGATTCAATACGGTCTGGGCGGACCGAACTTCGCGGTCATCTCAGCTTGCGCCACGGCCGGCCACTCGATTCATATCGCTACACGATTGATTCAGGCCGGCGAGGCCGATGTGATACTGGCAGGCGGTACAGAAGCCGCAATCACGCATCTTGGCGTGGGCGGCTTCAACGCCATGAAGGCACTGTCCACGCGCAACGATGCTCCCGAAAAGGCCAGCCGTCCGTTTGACTCGGACCGCGACGGTTTCGTGATCGGAGAAGGTTCTGGCGTGCTGGTTCTGGAGAGCTTCGAATCCGCGGTGAATCGTGGTGCCACCATTCACGCCGAGATTCTCGGCGCCGGTGCGAGTGGCGATGCCTTCCACATTACGGCTCCTCACGTAGACGGCGACGGCGCCCGTCGGGCCATGGAAGCCGCGCTCAAGGACTCGGGAATTCATCGCGAGTCCATCGTTTACATCAATGCACACGGCACATCAACCGATGTCGGTGACCCTACCGAAATCCGCGCAATTCGCTCGGTTTTTGGCGCGCAAGCCGAAAAACTCGCCGTGTCTTCCACGAAATCCATGACCGGCCACACGCTCGGCGCGGCAGGAGCGATTGAGGCGATTGCCACAATCCTGGCCACGAAGAACGACCTGATTCCGCCGACAATCAATGTTGAGAATCAGGACCCGGCCTGTGATTTGTTTGTTACACCCAACGTCGCCGTCACCCGTCCGGTGCCGGTGGCCATGTCCAACGCCTTCGGCTTTGGCGGGCATAATTCTTCTCTGATCGTTGCCAAACCGGAGTTCCGCAAAGAAGGGTAA
- a CDS encoding acyl carrier protein: protein MSEMESKIKKIIADRLQVDLASVTDNASFVEDLGADSLDLVELVMAFEEEFGLEIPDQDAETMKSVGDALSYLKSKSSANA, encoded by the coding sequence ATGTCCGAAATGGAAAGCAAGATCAAGAAGATTATCGCCGATCGCCTGCAGGTGGATTTGGCCAGCGTGACCGACAACGCCAGCTTCGTCGAGGACCTCGGCGCGGACTCCCTCGATCTCGTCGAACTGGTCATGGCATTCGAAGAAGAATTCGGCCTTGAGATTCCGGATCAGGATGCTGAGACGATGAAGTCCGTCGGCGACGCGTTGAGCTACCTGAAGAGCAAGTCCTCGGCGAACGCCTAA
- the fabG gene encoding 3-oxoacyl-[acyl-carrier-protein] reductase, whose product MSKPLSGKVAWITGAARGIGKSIARRLATDGADLALTDVLAPDLEQTARELAAECGVRVIQQVLDVTDRDGATAFVQRAVDELGGLTILVNNAGITRDGLLMRMSLADWEKVLTVNLTGAFVCTQAATKPMMKARYGKIINMASVVGVMGNAGQANYSASKAGLIGFTKSVAKELAGRGIRANAVAPGFIETEMTHGLTDETRSAYMSVIPLKYLGKPEDIAQVCAFLASADSDYVTGQVLVVDGGMHM is encoded by the coding sequence GTGAGTAAACCACTAAGTGGCAAAGTCGCCTGGATAACGGGAGCGGCACGTGGCATTGGTAAGTCCATTGCACGCCGACTCGCAACAGATGGCGCGGATTTGGCTCTAACGGATGTGTTAGCCCCTGATCTTGAACAAACCGCTCGGGAACTTGCCGCTGAGTGCGGCGTGCGAGTGATACAGCAAGTGCTCGACGTTACGGATCGCGACGGCGCCACGGCGTTTGTACAACGGGCCGTGGACGAACTTGGCGGACTGACCATCCTCGTCAACAACGCCGGCATCACGCGCGACGGATTGTTAATGCGCATGTCGCTGGCCGACTGGGAGAAAGTCCTGACCGTCAACTTGACCGGTGCATTTGTCTGTACGCAAGCGGCCACGAAGCCGATGATGAAGGCGCGCTACGGCAAGATTATCAACATGGCATCCGTCGTCGGTGTGATGGGCAATGCAGGCCAGGCGAACTACTCCGCGTCGAAAGCCGGCCTGATTGGCTTCACCAAGTCCGTGGCGAAAGAGCTTGCGGGCCGTGGCATACGCGCCAACGCCGTCGCACCGGGCTTCATTGAGACCGAAATGACGCACGGCCTGACTGACGAAACGCGCTCCGCGTACATGTCTGTCATTCCGTTAAAGTACCTTGGAAAACCCGAAGATATCGCGCAAGTCTGCGCATTCCTCGCATCCGCCGATTCCGACTATGTAACCGGTCAGGTTCTGGTCGTGGATGGCGGCATGCATATGTAG
- the fabD gene encoding ACP S-malonyltransferase codes for MARDLFDRYDHVKRRFALANEILGFDLAKICFDGPEDELRQTRVTQPALYVHSVIVAELLAEHNITPQIAAGHSLGEYSALASAGAFSFETGLELVKVRAAAMQSAGEERPGTMAAIVGLDNAKVEEICQGLASIGIVVPANYNSPGQLVISGEVPAVEKAMELCKAAGAKLVRKLVVSGAFHSPLMASAADKLDDALKRAAINTPLVPVTSNVSGLAHSDAAGIRVKLSEQLLSPVRWTEGLLAMQEHAPTRWLELGPGNVLSGLLKRTVNGAVGQTVGTAGELDALRTGATA; via the coding sequence ATGGCCCGTGACCTGTTCGATCGTTATGATCACGTCAAGCGGCGCTTTGCGCTGGCCAACGAGATCCTCGGGTTCGATCTGGCGAAGATTTGTTTCGATGGACCGGAAGACGAACTGCGCCAAACGCGCGTGACACAACCCGCACTCTATGTGCATTCCGTCATCGTCGCCGAACTTCTCGCCGAGCATAATATTACTCCGCAGATTGCTGCGGGCCACAGCTTAGGCGAGTATTCCGCATTGGCATCGGCGGGCGCGTTTAGCTTTGAGACGGGACTGGAATTGGTCAAGGTGCGCGCCGCCGCGATGCAATCGGCCGGCGAGGAGCGCCCGGGCACGATGGCCGCCATCGTCGGACTTGACAACGCCAAGGTCGAAGAGATTTGTCAAGGCCTAGCCTCAATCGGCATCGTGGTCCCGGCCAATTACAATTCGCCGGGCCAGTTGGTAATATCCGGCGAAGTCCCCGCCGTGGAGAAGGCTATGGAGCTCTGCAAGGCAGCCGGTGCCAAACTGGTGCGCAAACTGGTCGTCTCGGGAGCGTTTCATTCACCGCTGATGGCATCCGCCGCCGATAAGTTGGACGACGCCTTGAAGCGGGCCGCGATCAACACTCCGCTTGTGCCGGTTACCTCAAACGTTAGCGGGCTCGCGCACTCCGATGCGGCCGGCATTCGCGTCAAACTGTCTGAACAGCTTCTATCGCCCGTCCGTTGGACCGAAGGACTGCTCGCCATGCAAGAACACGCGCCGACGCGCTGGCTGGAGCTGGGTCCGGGCAACGTTTTGAGTGGATTGCTGAAGCGGACCGTCAACGGCGCGGTTGGACAAACAGTGGGCACCGCAGGAGAATTAGACGCACTTCGGACGGGGGCAACCGCGTGA
- a CDS encoding ketoacyl-ACP synthase III: MSKGVKPVSRIAGLGIGIPDGVLTNADLERMVDTSDEWITTRTGIRERRIKKPEEKTSDFCIRAAREALEDAQMEAGELDAIIIGTISGDMRFPATSVFVQEAIGAKKAAAWDVSATCSGFVFSMYNADTLIAAKRAKNVLVIGTEMLTPMINWDDRSTCVLFGDAAGAAVVTETTDDRGIMSAIIGSNGAHTELLYSVGHGTAAKADGKPNTNAFMYMNGNEVFKHAVRMLERTAAESVKKAGLEPADIDWLIPHQANLRIIQATAERMGLPMEQVFLNIHKYGNTSSASVPLAMYEARKEGKLKDGQVMLSVVFGGGFTWGGMVVRF, from the coding sequence ATGAGTAAGGGCGTCAAGCCTGTTTCGCGGATAGCCGGATTGGGAATCGGAATTCCGGATGGCGTGTTGACGAACGCCGATTTGGAACGCATGGTGGACACGTCCGACGAGTGGATCACAACGCGCACGGGAATCCGCGAACGACGTATCAAGAAGCCGGAAGAGAAGACCTCGGACTTCTGCATTCGTGCCGCTCGGGAAGCGCTTGAGGATGCGCAAATGGAAGCCGGCGAACTCGATGCGATCATCATCGGCACGATCTCTGGCGACATGCGTTTTCCGGCAACCTCGGTCTTTGTTCAGGAAGCCATCGGCGCCAAGAAAGCGGCGGCGTGGGACGTCAGTGCGACGTGCAGCGGCTTTGTTTTCTCGATGTATAACGCAGACACTTTGATCGCCGCCAAGCGGGCCAAGAATGTTCTGGTTATCGGCACCGAGATGCTCACGCCAATGATCAATTGGGATGACCGTTCAACCTGCGTTCTGTTTGGTGACGCGGCCGGCGCGGCTGTCGTTACTGAAACGACGGATGATCGCGGCATTATGTCGGCGATAATCGGTTCAAACGGCGCACATACTGAACTACTCTATTCTGTCGGCCATGGAACGGCGGCCAAAGCTGATGGTAAGCCCAATACGAATGCATTCATGTACATGAATGGCAACGAGGTGTTCAAACATGCCGTGCGGATGTTGGAACGGACGGCCGCCGAATCGGTGAAAAAGGCGGGGCTGGAACCGGCCGACATTGATTGGTTGATTCCGCATCAGGCCAACCTGCGCATCATTCAAGCGACGGCCGAGCGCATGGGATTGCCGATGGAACAGGTGTTCCTGAACATTCACAAATACGGCAACACTTCTTCGGCGTCGGTCCCCCTGGCGATGTACGAAGCGCGCAAGGAAGGCAAGCTCAAGGACGGGCAGGTTATGCTTTCGGTCGTCTTCGGCGGTGGTTTCACGTGGGGCGGCATGGTGGTACGGTTTTGA
- the plsX gene encoding phosphate acyltransferase PlsX, with the protein MVIALDAMGGDHAPRVPVEAACLATDELPDVKVTLFGPEAALRTELGRLNRTTDDGRLRVVHAPEVIEMTDSPGKVVRSKPHSSLLMAIDAHQSGEAAAIVSAGHTGVQMAASYLKLGLIKGVRRPTIGGLFPQGGGRFSILLDVGANTDCKPINLLQFAIMGATYMELLMGMEAPRIALLSIGEEKTKGNELVLATHYLLEQSGLNFIGNIEGRDIFQNKADVVVCDGFVGNVVLKLSESIFHTFMARMAGSNGSNPPSQALAQLAREYDYSEIGGVPLLGVNGVSIICHGGSPVKAIKNAIREARNMVQRNLPGALSGGVEHFDAGMLARGMARYKGRTEKRDELEVEDNDDE; encoded by the coding sequence ATGGTCATAGCCCTGGATGCAATGGGGGGCGATCACGCCCCGCGCGTGCCCGTCGAGGCTGCTTGTCTGGCGACAGATGAATTGCCCGATGTCAAGGTCACACTGTTTGGCCCAGAAGCCGCGTTGCGCACGGAACTTGGCCGTCTAAACCGCACCACGGACGACGGCCGTTTGCGCGTTGTCCATGCTCCCGAAGTCATCGAGATGACCGACTCGCCGGGTAAAGTCGTGCGCTCGAAGCCCCACAGCTCGCTGCTGATGGCGATTGATGCACACCAATCCGGTGAAGCTGCGGCCATTGTGTCCGCCGGCCATACCGGCGTGCAAATGGCGGCCAGCTATCTGAAGCTTGGTTTGATCAAAGGTGTTCGCCGTCCGACCATTGGCGGGCTCTTCCCGCAGGGTGGAGGCCGCTTTTCCATTCTGCTGGATGTCGGCGCGAATACCGATTGCAAACCGATTAACCTGCTGCAGTTTGCGATTATGGGCGCGACATACATGGAATTGCTCATGGGCATGGAAGCGCCGCGCATTGCGTTATTGTCCATTGGTGAAGAGAAGACCAAGGGGAATGAACTGGTGCTGGCCACGCACTATTTGCTTGAGCAGAGCGGTCTGAATTTCATTGGGAACATTGAAGGGCGCGACATTTTTCAGAACAAGGCCGACGTCGTCGTCTGCGACGGTTTCGTGGGCAACGTCGTCTTGAAACTGAGTGAGTCAATTTTTCACACGTTTATGGCCCGCATGGCTGGTTCCAACGGATCGAATCCGCCGTCGCAAGCGTTAGCGCAGCTTGCCCGCGAGTATGACTACTCCGAAATTGGTGGGGTTCCGTTGCTGGGCGTGAACGGTGTCTCAATTATCTGTCATGGCGGATCTCCGGTTAAGGCGATCAAGAACGCGATTCGCGAAGCGCGTAATATGGTTCAGCGCAACTTGCCCGGAGCACTAAGCGGCGGCGTGGAGCATTTCGACGCCGGCATGCTCGCCCGCGGGATGGCGCGTTACAAAGGCCGAACCGAGAAGCGCGACGAGCTTGAAGTAGAGGATAATGACGATGAGTAA
- the rpmF gene encoding 50S ribosomal protein L32, which yields MPVPKRRVGKSRRDRRRANFNLSGPALATCSNCKATIAPHRVCPSCGYYNGRFVLPVKNS from the coding sequence ATGCCAGTACCGAAACGACGCGTCGGCAAGTCACGCCGTGACCGCCGCCGTGCCAACTTCAACCTGAGCGGCCCGGCGTTGGCGACGTGCTCGAATTGCAAGGCCACGATTGCGCCCCACCGTGTCTGCCCGTCCTGCGGCTACTACAATGGCCGTTTTGTCCTTCCCGTTAAGAACAGCTAA
- a CDS encoding DUF177 domain-containing protein — protein MKIHLPSYPNGIHEIIEDLKPSELDLSPAEFPEPIHVKARLDRHDPYFDLRIKLATTAIADCDRCLSETTISIETENPLLFVMGQPPGGEPVDDDDITYVRQGTVELDLSSDVRDFLILAFTGRHLCSEDCLGLCVNCGANLNDGPCNCPTN, from the coding sequence GTGAAGATACATTTGCCCAGCTATCCCAACGGGATTCACGAGATCATTGAAGACCTGAAGCCCTCGGAACTGGACCTGAGTCCCGCCGAGTTTCCTGAGCCGATTCATGTCAAGGCCCGGCTGGATCGGCATGATCCGTATTTTGATTTGCGGATTAAGCTGGCCACGACAGCCATTGCGGACTGCGATCGCTGCCTCAGCGAGACAACGATCTCGATTGAGACTGAGAATCCGCTGCTTTTTGTCATGGGTCAGCCCCCGGGTGGCGAGCCCGTTGACGACGATGACATCACGTACGTCCGGCAAGGCACGGTCGAACTCGACCTGTCTTCAGACGTGCGCGACTTCTTAATCCTGGCCTTCACAGGCCGCCATCTGTGCAGCGAAGACTGCCTGGGTCTATGCGTGAATTGCGGCGCCAATCTCAACGACGGCCCGTGTAATTGCCCGACGAATTAG
- a CDS encoding bifunctional nuclease family protein, translated as MVLVEVIGISVCPPYQGYVVILKEKDGERWLPIFIGAAEAQSISLLLQGLEYARPMTYDLFAAILLESGIEVRGTTICDLRDNTFYAEVEMKIANGEIRRIDARPSDAIALALKTKSAISVSKKVMDGAAVSNEPVNRSIVEQIAYLHQKLKECVEMEAYEEAAKIRDHIHSLETRLTDPETDDAPGSPEEPK; from the coding sequence ATGGTTTTGGTAGAAGTCATTGGAATTTCGGTCTGCCCGCCTTATCAAGGCTATGTGGTGATCTTGAAGGAGAAGGACGGCGAACGCTGGCTTCCGATCTTTATTGGCGCTGCGGAAGCACAGAGCATTTCGCTTCTGTTGCAGGGACTGGAGTACGCGCGCCCGATGACCTACGACCTCTTCGCGGCGATCTTGCTGGAGAGCGGCATTGAGGTCCGCGGCACGACCATATGCGACTTGCGTGACAATACTTTTTACGCTGAAGTCGAGATGAAGATCGCCAATGGCGAGATTCGACGCATTGATGCGCGCCCGTCGGATGCCATCGCGCTTGCGCTGAAAACGAAGTCCGCGATCTCTGTATCGAAGAAGGTCATGGATGGAGCGGCAGTCAGTAACGAACCGGTCAATCGCTCCATCGTTGAACAGATTGCCTACCTGCATCAGAAGCTCAAGGAGTGCGTGGAAATGGAAGCCTATGAAGAGGCGGCCAAAATCCGCGACCATATACATTCTTTGGAAACCAGGTTGACGGACCCCGAGACCGATGACGCTCCCGGGTCGCCTGAAGAACCAAAGTGA
- a CDS encoding acyl--CoA ligase: MAARWVDELLSPRSDRPLLVYQGKKVSASAMAEEVSAVRANLASSGVMADGIVAVACERTPGCVAVILACLAEGVAPFLVDPRQDFDLLCKLMDALRVQGVFGGSALDSSAVRSRLPYLKWSGETGPASTVRRSTATDATTEGGFLLHSAGTCALPRVYHHSGAAIGWQAQSLIQALRLKSGAELWFTGNLAQSPAFALGLCAVLSAGGMLVIDDPAEFLPKVTRKLDSQRILLLCQASDRQAWNAEKLLGVKAKISAVMVTDFDLSEEYAQMLANATDAAVWCGYSATEAAGFLTVNSVPGVWPAESVGRPIGGAELLVHDLEDQRASADRLGRILYNGAPSPVRVVSLTFQAKGEPVRTVQATGDWGRIDANDFIYLAGCDRSVFSRGGFLVEAKAVEDGLRGLDGIAEAFVYGVPTDEVEHEVNAAILPRAGSIDLNQVAAHLTDKLPRFMHPERAAIVPALPYTPTGKLKRIPGTSAPKNTPKNAEPEGRNPAAEQQAAAE, from the coding sequence ATGGCGGCACGTTGGGTGGACGAGCTCCTCAGTCCGCGTTCAGACCGCCCGCTGCTGGTCTATCAGGGCAAGAAGGTCAGCGCTTCTGCCATGGCCGAAGAGGTTTCCGCCGTCCGTGCAAATCTCGCTTCGTCTGGGGTCATGGCGGATGGAATTGTGGCCGTTGCCTGTGAACGCACGCCAGGTTGTGTTGCGGTCATACTCGCCTGTTTGGCGGAAGGCGTCGCCCCATTCCTCGTTGACCCTCGGCAGGATTTTGATCTGCTTTGCAAATTGATGGATGCCCTGCGCGTCCAAGGCGTCTTCGGAGGTTCAGCCCTTGACTCCTCGGCAGTGCGGTCACGCCTACCGTACCTCAAGTGGAGTGGAGAAACTGGTCCGGCAAGCACCGTCAGGCGGTCTACTGCGACCGACGCGACGACCGAGGGCGGTTTCTTGCTGCACAGCGCTGGCACCTGCGCTCTGCCGAGAGTTTATCACCATAGCGGCGCGGCGATTGGTTGGCAAGCTCAATCGCTGATCCAAGCGTTGCGCCTGAAGTCTGGCGCGGAGCTCTGGTTCACGGGTAACCTGGCACAGTCACCGGCGTTCGCGCTTGGGCTGTGCGCCGTACTATCGGCAGGTGGTATGTTGGTGATTGATGATCCTGCCGAGTTCCTGCCGAAAGTCACTCGAAAGCTCGACTCGCAACGTATCTTGTTGCTGTGTCAAGCTTCTGATCGCCAAGCCTGGAACGCTGAGAAGCTGCTGGGAGTGAAAGCAAAAATATCCGCGGTGATGGTCACTGATTTCGATCTGTCGGAAGAGTACGCGCAGATGCTGGCGAATGCCACGGATGCCGCAGTATGGTGCGGCTACAGCGCGACGGAAGCGGCGGGCTTCTTGACTGTCAATTCAGTGCCGGGCGTTTGGCCGGCGGAATCGGTCGGAAGACCTATCGGCGGCGCTGAGCTGTTGGTCCACGACTTGGAAGATCAGCGGGCATCGGCTGACAGGTTGGGCCGCATATTATATAATGGCGCGCCATCGCCCGTTCGGGTCGTCTCGCTGACCTTTCAGGCGAAGGGTGAACCTGTGCGGACGGTACAAGCGACGGGGGACTGGGGGCGAATCGACGCCAATGACTTCATTTATCTGGCTGGATGTGACCGCTCGGTTTTTTCGCGCGGCGGTTTTCTCGTAGAAGCCAAGGCAGTTGAAGACGGCCTGCGCGGACTGGACGGGATTGCCGAGGCGTTTGTGTATGGCGTTCCGACGGATGAAGTTGAACATGAAGTCAATGCTGCGATCTTACCGCGCGCCGGCTCGATTGACCTCAATCAAGTGGCGGCACACTTGACCGACAAACTGCCCCGCTTCATGCACCCGGAGCGTGCGGCCATAGTGCCCGCCCTGCCGTACACTCCCACCGGCAAACTCAAGCGCATCCCCGGCACCTCTGCGCCCAAGAACACTCCGAAGAATGCGGAGCCGGAAGGGCGGAACCCGGCCGCTGAGCAGCAGGCGGCTGCCGAGTAA